One Pseudomonas abieticivorans genomic region harbors:
- a CDS encoding AraC family transcriptional regulator, with amino-acid sequence MATSDHYIDRLATLHFIALVNAFVAESGHATEPLLQGTQLVADDLRAGDKLISVEQECVILRNAQRLTQAQHLGLELGHRCRLAAYGVFGFTLLSSRDLRSALELFFEYPLPLGTGFELRLVQEQGTAWLNVDATFDIEDQLRWLAIEFSLTALQSVMADLLYQPLPLTAINIGFACEPECEAYRQYFDCPVTFDVTRPTSLSFDAAWLEQPLPCANPTAHSEMKAHCSVLKSHLESPRDFLASVKSAICAGFDTSPSLSNVATTMACSSKTLQRHLRAAGTSFNELLCEARYQRAQELLSRQIPVARIAENLGFSEAAAFRRAFQRWSGCTPSQYRLQVKH; translated from the coding sequence ATGGCTACCTCTGACCACTACATCGATCGCCTGGCAACCTTGCATTTCATTGCCTTGGTCAATGCCTTCGTCGCCGAGTCGGGGCATGCGACCGAGCCCCTCTTGCAGGGCACCCAGTTGGTGGCCGATGACCTGCGCGCTGGCGACAAATTGATCTCGGTGGAACAGGAATGCGTGATCTTGCGCAACGCCCAGCGCCTGACCCAGGCCCAGCACCTGGGATTGGAGTTGGGGCATCGTTGCCGCCTGGCCGCCTATGGCGTGTTTGGCTTCACCTTGTTGTCCAGCCGCGACCTGCGTTCGGCCCTGGAGCTGTTTTTCGAATACCCCTTGCCGTTGGGCACCGGCTTCGAACTGCGCCTGGTGCAGGAGCAGGGCACGGCCTGGCTGAACGTCGACGCGACGTTCGATATCGAAGACCAATTGCGCTGGCTGGCCATCGAGTTCTCGCTGACGGCGCTGCAGAGCGTGATGGCCGACCTGCTATACCAGCCGCTGCCGCTGACGGCGATCAATATCGGCTTTGCCTGCGAACCTGAGTGCGAGGCTTACCGGCAGTACTTCGACTGCCCGGTGACGTTCGACGTTACCCGACCAACCAGCCTGTCATTCGATGCTGCGTGGCTGGAGCAGCCCTTGCCGTGTGCCAACCCCACGGCCCACAGTGAAATGAAAGCCCACTGCTCGGTGCTCAAGTCCCACCTGGAAAGCCCGCGCGATTTTCTTGCCAGCGTGAAATCGGCCATCTGCGCAGGCTTCGATACCTCGCCGTCGCTGAGCAATGTCGCCACCACCATGGCCTGTTCCAGCAAGACCTTGCAACGCCACTTGCGCGCAGCCGGCACCAGCTTCAACGAATTGCTGTGCGAGGCGCGTTATCAACGCGCGCAGGAGTTGCTGTCGCGGCAGATACCGGTCGCCAGGATTGCCGAGAACCTTGGTTTCAGCGAGGCCGCGGCCTTTCGCCGGGCGTTCCAGCGCTGGAGTGGATGCACCCCTTCGCAATACCGATTGCAGGTCAAGCACTGA
- a CDS encoding TetR/AcrR family transcriptional regulator: MLSEVSRAESLFERTASPREKKRVQRIEDIIDTAALIFVRDGYAQFSARRVASEMGISLSNLQHYCGTTENLLLSMIRAKIEVFVTQFVAIASDTSRSPEERLVDVIEQDMEAARDPWIASFSFQSWALAEHDQAIGEHLTVIYETFCRVMAQLILEVNPQLSASRAEVFAVLIASQIEGLLFYHKHTNALKQNWKETVDTTLAMWLMMIRAG; this comes from the coding sequence ATGTTGAGTGAAGTTTCGCGAGCCGAGTCGCTGTTCGAGCGTACTGCCAGCCCCCGCGAGAAAAAACGCGTGCAGCGCATCGAGGATATTATCGATACCGCCGCCCTGATTTTCGTACGCGATGGCTATGCGCAGTTCTCCGCACGCCGGGTTGCCAGCGAAATGGGCATCAGCCTGAGCAACCTCCAACATTACTGCGGCACCACTGAGAATCTCTTGCTGTCGATGATCCGCGCCAAGATCGAAGTCTTCGTGACCCAGTTCGTCGCCATCGCCAGTGACACCTCGCGCAGCCCCGAGGAGCGCCTGGTAGATGTAATCGAGCAGGACATGGAAGCTGCGCGTGATCCGTGGATCGCTTCGTTTTCCTTCCAGAGCTGGGCCCTGGCTGAACACGATCAAGCGATTGGCGAGCACCTGACCGTCATTTACGAGACGTTTTGCCGAGTGATGGCGCAGTTGATCCTGGAGGTTAATCCGCAACTGAGCGCGTCCCGCGCAGAGGTCTTCGCCGTGCTGATCGCGTCGCAGATCGAAGGGCTGTTGTTCTACCACAAACACACCAATGCCCTGAAACAAAACTGGAAAGAGACCGTCGACACCACCTTGGCCATGTGGCTGATGATGATTCGCGCCGGCTAA
- a CDS encoding APC family permease: MATENISQVFTPGAGAPLDGHRAVELVNAGLEGDMGLFRLMGAVLAFAAPLVTVAGYISIIVMFGGIGAPAVYLSGLVLVGIFAAGFTAMSRFLPNPGAYYAYITAGLGRVAGLGSAFLAVFTYLMMSACTYTFFGISASTLVASTLGGPVIEWYWYAIVIWAVVGYCGYLKLEVSSHLLVVAMVIELAVISVFDIAVLINGGPEGRSMEPFTWHALTGGQFGLAMLFAVLCFNGFEATAVFREETKNPERTIPRATGLVVALIGLFFAGSAWVMVTAYGVSHAAEVATNNTVGMFPDAMGKYVGQFGVNLAAVLVVTSIFAGLLCMQNIMSRYLYSLGMDGALPKLLAKVHPRNKSPYMGSLVATLIVALLEVPFIFNGADPATLYAHQSGVGAYGYLTLMLITSVSIAVYFLRKPAPVKVSRLRTFVAPVGAALGLGYVFYLAVTNFETLVGVTGSDAVALQWAIWAVPVIGMLLALYLRAAKPDSYRRIGRQDL, translated from the coding sequence ATGGCCACTGAAAACATCAGCCAGGTATTCACCCCCGGCGCCGGTGCGCCCTTGGATGGCCATCGCGCGGTCGAACTGGTCAATGCCGGTCTCGAAGGCGACATGGGGCTGTTCCGGCTGATGGGGGCGGTACTGGCCTTCGCGGCGCCGTTGGTGACCGTGGCTGGCTACATTTCCATCATCGTCATGTTCGGCGGCATCGGTGCTCCGGCGGTCTACCTCTCCGGGCTAGTGCTGGTAGGGATCTTTGCGGCCGGCTTTACCGCCATGAGTCGCTTCCTGCCCAACCCGGGCGCGTACTATGCCTACATCACCGCTGGCCTTGGCCGGGTAGCAGGGCTGGGCTCGGCGTTCCTCGCGGTGTTCACCTACCTGATGATGTCGGCCTGCACCTACACCTTCTTTGGCATTTCGGCCTCGACCCTGGTGGCGAGCACCTTGGGTGGCCCGGTGATCGAGTGGTACTGGTACGCCATTGTCATCTGGGCGGTCGTCGGCTACTGCGGTTATCTGAAACTCGAAGTGTCGTCGCACCTGCTGGTGGTGGCGATGGTCATCGAGTTGGCGGTGATCTCGGTGTTCGACATCGCCGTGCTGATCAACGGCGGGCCGGAAGGGCGCTCCATGGAGCCGTTCACCTGGCACGCACTGACCGGCGGCCAGTTCGGCCTGGCCATGTTGTTCGCCGTGCTGTGCTTCAACGGCTTTGAAGCCACCGCGGTGTTCCGGGAAGAAACCAAGAACCCCGAGCGCACCATCCCGCGGGCCACGGGCCTGGTGGTGGCGTTGATCGGCTTGTTCTTCGCGGGGTCTGCCTGGGTGATGGTGACGGCCTATGGCGTGAGCCATGCGGCTGAAGTGGCCACCAACAACACCGTCGGCATGTTCCCGGATGCCATGGGCAAGTACGTGGGCCAGTTTGGCGTGAACCTGGCGGCGGTGCTGGTGGTGACGTCGATCTTCGCCGGCTTGCTGTGCATGCAGAACATCATGTCACGCTACCTGTACTCGCTGGGCATGGACGGCGCGCTGCCCAAGCTGTTGGCCAAAGTGCACCCGCGCAACAAATCGCCGTACATGGGCTCCCTGGTTGCCACCCTGATCGTCGCCTTGCTGGAAGTGCCGTTCATTTTCAACGGTGCCGATCCTGCCACCCTCTACGCGCATCAATCCGGCGTGGGCGCCTATGGCTACCTGACCTTGATGCTAATCACCAGCGTGTCGATCGCCGTGTACTTCCTGCGTAAACCTGCGCCGGTGAAAGTCTCGCGGCTGCGCACCTTCGTCGCGCCGGTTGGCGCCGCGCTGGGCCTGGGCTACGTGTTCTACCTTGCCGTGACCAACTTCGAAACCTTGGTCGGTGTCACGGGCAGCGACGCGGTGGCACTGCAATGGGCCATCTGGGCGGTACCGGTCATTGGCATGCTGCTGGCGCTGTACCTGCGGGCCGCCAAGCCGGATTCCTACCGCCGTATCGGTCGCCAGGACCTGTAG
- a CDS encoding AraC family transcriptional regulator — protein sequence MVSVQASPITPEDRVFSTVELQALLARHSDGRAALMSVLALNGLHAEAVDDPATRLSLSQWLGALTSCCHDRQEPLLALRVGQQMHLTAYGMLGLTLLSSASLREALDIANHFGLLANLKHQLHLEVDGEVAHLYLRENFALLGTEKYFSTLLETTKILTLLGDMLGHGFKAQALRLNLNAEAVDAQGISQALGVPVQVNCVANCISFSSHYVDQPLPQSHAMTHQSCKALCSAQLRGLSQRYDLCYQIQKMLLASPSRIPPLPEVASRLHLSPRTLRRKLEAVGSSYNLILEDVRKKLAIRYLLDTPLTTEAISEKLSYSDAANFRHAFKRWTGTAPRAFRSQNREIDWSMPPAFTLPGTNTATRIHAHA from the coding sequence ATGGTGTCAGTGCAAGCTTCACCCATCACTCCTGAAGACCGCGTCTTCTCTACCGTCGAATTGCAGGCGCTGTTGGCCCGGCACAGCGACGGGCGCGCGGCCCTTATGTCGGTGCTTGCACTCAACGGCCTGCACGCCGAAGCGGTCGACGACCCCGCCACACGCCTGTCCCTGAGCCAATGGCTGGGCGCCCTGACAAGCTGCTGCCATGATCGCCAGGAACCGTTGCTGGCCTTGCGGGTGGGGCAACAGATGCATCTGACCGCCTACGGCATGCTCGGCCTTACCCTGCTCAGCAGCGCCTCGTTGCGCGAAGCCCTGGACATCGCCAATCACTTCGGGCTGCTGGCCAACCTCAAGCACCAGCTGCACCTGGAAGTGGATGGCGAGGTCGCGCATCTGTACCTGCGCGAAAACTTCGCCTTGCTGGGGACCGAGAAATACTTCTCGACCCTGCTGGAGACCACGAAGATCCTCACCCTGCTCGGCGATATGCTTGGGCATGGTTTCAAGGCTCAGGCGTTGCGCCTCAACCTCAATGCCGAGGCAGTCGATGCGCAGGGCATTTCCCAGGCCTTGGGCGTCCCGGTGCAGGTCAACTGCGTGGCCAACTGCATCAGTTTCAGCAGCCACTATGTCGATCAGCCTTTGCCGCAATCCCACGCCATGACCCACCAGTCGTGCAAGGCGCTGTGCAGCGCACAGTTGCGTGGACTCAGCCAGCGCTACGACCTCTGCTACCAGATCCAGAAGATGCTCCTGGCCTCGCCAAGCCGCATCCCGCCGCTGCCCGAAGTCGCCTCGCGCCTGCACCTGTCGCCGCGCACCCTGCGGCGCAAGCTCGAAGCCGTGGGCAGCTCCTACAACCTGATCCTTGAAGATGTGCGCAAGAAACTCGCCATCCGCTACCTGCTCGATACACCCCTGACCACCGAGGCGATTTCCGAGAAGCTCAGCTACAGTGACGCCGCCAACTTTCGCCACGCCTTCAAGCGCTGGACCGGTACCGCGCCACGCGCCTTCCGCTCGCAGAACCGCGAGATCGACTGGAGCATGCCGCCGGCCTTCACCCTGCCTGGCACCAATACCGCTACGCGGATTCACGCCCACGCCTGA
- a CDS encoding cytosine permease, whose protein sequence is MVAACVAIGAASFNYLFGASIAYIGNTSIGIVGYLIGLIVGLAPVYLASGLISYRLGVDPVDASKSSMGTRGSSLLLALILVTTLGWAFVLIAMTGQAAGRLQQILFNPGGEIDNGFVAAVSVSMLLLVWVLLKKGPAMIALLTRFTSPAILIIACVLLYLITRDVSLTTLLHTNVDPKQAYATDPLLQLAYGVEFGASNALTSVPFFGGIARLIHKRKHLITPSLVGAGVIGAGFTSAVGALAAIATGSTEPAEWVVKTAGNGLGTVIVSLLLLANLGTLLSFFYFAGVSVQQVRFFAKMRWDLIVAILLLPGLVVAFNTQWLIGHVMNWLAYNSAMFVGIAAVMLTDYVLLRRQVVLPAHLFVKDQQSAYWFWGGVNWVAMLIIVLGVVVYLMLFDPLSLQVGPTFRYVGASIPTLVICIAAYYLLMRLVIATSYRGGYRNVRQLAEKKVRVGL, encoded by the coding sequence TTGGTCGCGGCATGCGTCGCCATCGGCGCGGCCAGTTTCAATTACCTTTTCGGCGCCTCCATTGCTTATATCGGCAATACCAGCATCGGCATCGTTGGCTATCTGATCGGTTTGATCGTTGGGCTGGCGCCGGTGTACCTGGCTTCAGGGCTGATCAGCTACCGCCTGGGGGTCGATCCGGTGGATGCGTCCAAAAGCTCGATGGGTACCCGCGGCTCGTCGCTGCTGCTGGCGTTGATCCTGGTCACCACCCTGGGCTGGGCGTTTGTGCTGATCGCCATGACCGGGCAGGCCGCTGGCCGGCTGCAGCAAATCCTGTTCAACCCCGGTGGCGAGATCGATAACGGCTTTGTTGCCGCGGTTTCAGTGTCGATGCTTTTGCTGGTCTGGGTACTGCTGAAGAAAGGCCCGGCGATGATCGCCTTGCTGACGCGCTTTACCTCGCCGGCGATTCTGATCATCGCCTGCGTGCTGCTGTATCTGATTACCCGTGACGTCAGCCTTACTACGCTGCTGCATACCAACGTGGATCCCAAGCAAGCCTATGCCACCGATCCATTGCTGCAGTTGGCCTACGGTGTCGAGTTCGGGGCGTCCAACGCGCTGACCAGCGTGCCGTTCTTCGGCGGTATTGCGCGGCTGATCCACAAGCGCAAGCACCTGATTACCCCCTCGCTGGTCGGTGCCGGTGTCATCGGTGCCGGATTTACTTCGGCGGTCGGCGCCCTGGCGGCGATTGCCACCGGCTCCACCGAGCCGGCCGAATGGGTCGTCAAGACCGCCGGTAACGGGCTGGGCACGGTCATCGTCTCCTTGTTGCTGCTGGCTAACCTGGGCACTTTACTCAGCTTCTTCTACTTTGCCGGGGTGTCGGTACAGCAGGTGCGTTTCTTTGCCAAGATGCGCTGGGATCTGATCGTCGCCATCTTGTTGCTGCCAGGCCTGGTGGTTGCGTTCAACACGCAATGGCTGATCGGTCATGTGATGAACTGGCTGGCCTACAACAGCGCCATGTTCGTCGGTATCGCCGCGGTGATGCTCACCGATTACGTCCTGCTGCGTCGCCAAGTGGTGTTACCGGCGCATCTGTTCGTCAAAGATCAGCAGAGTGCCTACTGGTTCTGGGGCGGGGTCAATTGGGTGGCCATGCTGATCATCGTGCTGGGTGTGGTGGTCTACCTGATGCTGTTCGATCCGTTGTCCCTGCAGGTCGGGCCGACGTTCCGGTATGTGGGTGCTTCCATTCCGACGTTGGTGATCTGTATCGCTGCTTACTACCTGTTGATGCGCCTGGTGATCGCCACGAGCTATCGCGGTGGCTATCGCAACGTCAGGCAGTTGGCCGAGAAGAAGGTGAGGGTAGGGCTGTAA
- a CDS encoding SGNH/GDSL hydrolase family protein, which translates to MRDRARGYGLKVYAGTLTPTGGTTGLFDYFSASGESHRQAVNHWLRNGAGLDGIADFDAALSDPTEPTRLDARFDSGDHLHLNDCGYKVMADTVVAMFQR; encoded by the coding sequence GTGCGTGACCGCGCCAGAGGTTATGGCCTGAAGGTGTACGCGGGCACCTTGACGCCTACCGGCGGAACGACTGGGTTGTTCGATTATTTCTCGGCGAGCGGTGAGTCCCATCGGCAAGCCGTCAACCACTGGTTGCGAAATGGCGCGGGCCTGGATGGCATCGCTGATTTCGATGCGGCGTTGAGTGACCCAACCGAGCCGACCAGGCTGGATGCCAGATTCGATAGCGGTGACCACCTGCATCTCAACGACTGCGGTTACAAGGTCATGGCGGATACGGTGGTCGCCATGTTCCAGCGCTGA